The DNA region ACAACCAGTTCACCGGGTGTGTCGTAGGATTTGATTTCCTGGCCTTCGGGAGACAGGATGCGGACTTCCGCGCCGGGCATTAAGCAGCCCGACGAGCCTAAGAGGAAGTCCTCGGGGTGAGTTGAGCAGACGACAGTCGATGTCTCCGTGAGACCGTATGCTTGCTTGATAGTCACGCCGGGGTAAATCTTGAGGTATTCGTCGACCGTTTCCGGGCCCAGTGGTGCGGCACCAGTGTACAGGCTCGAAACAGAGCTCAGGTCATACTTGGTGCACTGGTCCTTGTTCCGGAGCATGTTGATAATGATCGGAGGAACCTGCGACAAATTAGCCTCTTTCTTTTGTCACATTAAGAACCGTATATACCACAAAGAGACAGGAGATCTTGAAGTTTTGGATCGCTTCGAGGTACGACTTCATTTCGAACTTGGGCAGCACGACAATCTGGTCACCACGGTAGACACCAGTATGGCAAGTCGCTACCAGCGCATAAATATGGCTCTGGGGCAGAAGACCAAGCGAAACATCGGTGTAAAGCGGCTTTCCGGCGGGAGTAACAGATTGCcgccatttcttctcgtacAACGTGAGTTGAAGAACGTTCGCAATGACATTCCGGTGAGAAATCATAACACCTTTCTGTAACGGCTGTCAGCTTTTGTCCATGTTCTCAACGATCTGGCAACCTACAGGCAAACCAGAAGTGCCACTAGAGTAGCAAAGGAACGCCGTCCGACGAGCAGCCTCCCCAGCGTTCCAGTTCAACTTTTCAACTTTAGGAAGCGACTTGCCCGCCTCCTCAATCTGAGCCAGTGTCTTGTATCCAGGGGGTGTCTTGGGGTTGCCCATTTGCGGCGGCAGATCGATCAGGTAAATCTTGTCCTTTGGGAAATTGGCCAGCGACGCAGCCTCGAGAGCTGTTGGGAGAAGAGGCGTAGAGGTAAACAGGGCCTTGGGCTTTGCATCCTGCAATTGGTACTTCAATTCAGGGCCCGAGTAGACGGCGTTGGCAGGGGTCACCAGACCGCCCAATTGGTGGACAGCCCAGGATAGAGGCAGGGTATCGATCTGTCGCAAAAAGCATGATTAGCTCGGTTCTTTTTCCAGGATGTGGTAGAAACATACCGTGTTGTAACAGAAAATACCCAACACCTTATCCCATTCCGAACCCTCGTTAGGCTGGAAGCCCAGCTCCTTTGCCAATCCGCGAGTCAAATGCTCGACCCGGTCCACGACCTGCAATGCGGAGTATGACTTGCCGGTAAAACCGCAGGTAAAGGGGTCACGGGCCTGATCCAGGGAATACCGGCCGTAGGATTCATTGAGCATGAACTCGCTGATTGGGATATTATCCGGGACTTGAGGGAGCGTGGGAGCCCATGTGGGAGGTGTAAAGACCATGTTGGCGGTGCGGAGATTTATTAGCGGAGATTATAAAAAggtatggagcagagcaCCGGCAATAACCGAGAGAGATTGGATGGGATAATCAAGTGAAATGTATGTAGACTGTGTcagagaagaggatgaaggaaggaagaagaggacagaAGGAATTGAAGAGGAGAAATAGCAAGTTGGAGATCTTCGGCAGATGCGATGCGGGGAATCATCTTTATATGAACGGGAAGAAAACGCGCTTACCGGGGTGAACTATATACGGGGCACCGTTACTATGGGCCACTGCGAGTCCCCATTAGTTGTGCCAGTGATGCACTACCAATTCCGCGGCCACTGCAAAATGATTACTATTCGCCGAAACAGTCCTCGGCCAGGCTGCGGATTGCGGAAAAGCGTGAAATAACCGAGGGCGTTTCTTTTAAGAGTTAGTGTCCCTGCACTCCACTGTCTCCACAACCTtaaagtactctgtactttcGCAATTTGTCCATATTGGTCACTGACCGTGTCCTTATgcggaaaaagaagaaaaggttgatgaggatgttcAACAGGGCCCATACTGCCCCCATAACACGGCCGAGATCTTGTTCCTTCATCTCAGGAGAACGCCACTCGGTTACCCGAGGCTTCGGAGTGGGTGTGCTGGGTCGTCATAAGCTCCAAGTTAATTCCGCAGGGTTCTTTGTCCTCTGGCCCTAATGCACTCTTCGCAATACAATTACGACGCGATGTTTATCGTATGCAGGATTATCTATATTAAGGGCAGCATAGGAAGTGAGGTGAAAAACATCCCAGCAAAACGTACGATGGCCAGAGGAAGCGGTCACTCCGCAAAACTTAATGCATTTTGGCCGACAAACATGGCaaactgtacaagtacatcatCGTCCAATCCAGGTCTCTCCTCAGGAATGATGGCTCTTGCATTCCAGAGGCACTCTCAGAATTCTCTCTAAGCGACTGTAACAGGAAAACCGAGAACATGATTCGTCTATTTTCGAATGGTTCCAGAAGTAACCCATTGCGGCCGCACTTGTGGAGATATATTCCCGCTCCTCTGAGCACCAAGCCATTTTTAGAAGCGACAATGAAATCAATCGTATCAGTTCAATCCAAGCTCTTATACTTGTGTGTTACTGTGAATATGCATCCTCAATAATAAAAAGTATTATGCAATTCAGTGGTCGAGTGCTCAGTTTTCTTTTCGTCATGATGGGATCAGAGAGCGTGACCAAAAGTCACGAGACCTCACATCTCTAACTTCCTGAGGCCACCTATATCAGGCCATTTCCATCGTGCTCTTAGTTTTGTCACCCTTCAACGACGTTTTCTCCTTTAATTCGATGAATAGAACCGTTTATATAGACATGGCAAGACCAGTTAGGAAGCCTCGCAGTCCATCTGGTCCATCCGGGCCTGTGAGAGCGGGTCGTATAACTAGAGCCCGAAAAACTACTCCGGGTATGTCAGTCTAATATAATCAATATACTTGGTCACAACCGTGCTAACACTTGACAGTCTCACCTATCAAGATCCAAGCAGCAAAGACAGTTGTTGACCTTGATTCTGCTCCACCGGTCGACGGAGAGCCACCAGCTTGGGCAGAGGTTAGTCGCTCCGATTTATATTGGAGTAGTACGACTGATGATTGCTAGACTCGCCCCGAGCTATGCGACGCTCTTCCTTGGTTCCGGTCTGTCCAAGGTGGAGTATATCATAATGGCGGTTTTTGCTGGGGCTTTCTCGTGGATGCAGACTGCGGTATACGTTCTTATATTGGTGACGAGGTCATCATTACTCGAGTGTAAGTATATCATCCTTTGTTTCTAAATCTTGTTTAACCCTTCTAGCGGTGGTGGCTGCACCAAAGATGCGGACGGAAACTTGGTCCTCCTCAGAGACCAAGACGAAAGTTGCTTCATGACCAGCATTATAAATAGCAAGGAACATAATGTTCCAGTCGGTATAATTATAGGTAAGATGTCTatacatgtgaagcaaagatGACTAACATTATAGGTAACCGCAACGTACTTCTGGGAAGAAAGCTTCCCCATCGATACAACGTGATGGCCTACTTCCGCGTCACGGATATCTGGTTTGAGAGAATCGGTGGAAAAGCTGGAGGGAAGGTCCGCTTCGAAAAAATTGACCTTGAGAACAAGAGTTGGTGGGCAGAGAAGGATTCCCCTCCACCATCGCCTATTGAGAAGCGGGGACCTGATCTCAAGCCTGAGAAATTGCAGTGCCCAGAATGCTCCCAATTGAGCACCCGGATCTACAATGAAGGTTGGATGTGCCTTCAGCCATCCTGTAAGTCCTTCTGGGCCATGGAAGACTCAGCTTCCCCAGCGTGCCTCACCTTCCACCCGGATTTCCTGAATTATCGTGCCGCTCCGGACCCAAGTTTACAACCACACTACAGCTTGGTCCCTAATTTACTGTCTACCATACATGAGCATGAATTTGGCACCAGCCTCTCACGAATTGCTTGGAGAGGCATCGTATGCCCTCAATGCTCAAAGTGCATATCACGCAGATTCTGGAGAGGCTGGAGATGCACAGATAATGTTACGACTGGGCCAGACTGCAATGCTTGTTCGTTCGAGAAAATGATGAATATCCAACCCATCCCTTTACGCTCAGTTATAGATGATTTCGAGCTGGGTCCGATCAAACGAACCCTTTTCTTCGATCCCAAGTTTACGATTCCGGAAATCGACGATTCATCACTATATCCGTATCGAAAGCTCACATATCGCATACCGGGTGTAGGCTCTCTCACCCATTTTGTCTCGAACAAGGCCATCAATAGCCGTCAAAACGGGCCCAACGATCtctttcagcagcttcagaTTTCTGACCTGGGGCTTCGACGATATCCACTGCAGCAGAGCGTCGGTAAGTCTACTACTCCAATCACATCTGCTGCTAAGTTGACCCTTGTCTGCAGTTCCTGGAACGCTTACTGCGCATTTTGCTGTTAACTTTGTAAGTTGCGAATACCACGCGCCATGCTATTGAATTAGCTATTTATTGAATAGGGAATGCCATATAAATACGTGGTTTCCGTGGACTCTAAAGGGTTTAGTGAAGCACCTGATGAGATCTTACGAGCGCTGGGCCGTTTGAGCTGGGCAACTGAGAAATCGGTTGTGGATGCAGGAGATCCGTTTCTCCCACCGAACGAACTGCTTATGCTAGGTTATTTTGAAGACATGAGAATCGGGGTAAGTGCTTTGACTTTGTAGAACGCTGCTTGTTACTGACATGCTCAGTATCATGATGACGGGGAATCATCATTGGGACCTACCATCGCAACGCTTTCATTGGGCGCAGCAGCAACTATGTATATTCGGATGAAGTACAAATACTATCATGGATTCAGCAAAGTGAGAAAGCTTCTCGACGATGACCCCGTTTTGCAGGGTTGCCGGTTTGAGAGTGAACGAAGCACACTGAAGGAGCAATTCAAAACCGGTGAAATTACGAAGGACGCCTACGATGCCTTGCGTCGAGAGGTCCTATTCAAACACGGCAGGAACGGAGAAGCGCCTCCGATTATCAAGATGGTGTTGAATCATGGCGATTTGGTCGTGATGCATGGAGAGAAGCTCCAGAAGTACTACGAGGTATGCACCGTGACTGTGTACGGTACCCTTGCTGACTGTCCAGCATTCGGTGGTTCCCGACAAGAAACTGCGATTTGCATTGACAGCACGATATATCAAGCCCGGTCACGTCGACGAGCGAGAATTGAAGAAGGGAGAATTCATGCTTTCACCTGACCAAGTCTATGACGGAAAATAATCTATCTCAAACGCCATGACTGGTCTATTTATACTAGCTCCCGCGGGATGCCGGCAGCCAGCTAATCTCAATTGCTCTGACCATACCTCGGAGTATTTCCCAGCTAGTTAAGGGATCTctatattttctttttttctgatATCACTGTTCTAATAATACCGCACGATTGCATGCAGAGATGGTGGATCCCCGGCCATTTATTGCTGGCTATATCGTTATTTCTACTCCGTATTGTTACTCCGTTTTTATTCCTGTGGCTCAATGTCTAAAATGGTTCCCTTGCTAAATGAGCATCCTGATACGGGCACAGCAGAATACGAGCCATTGATGGAGAGGATGTCCTTGGCAGCGTGGCAGAGGGGTTGCAGTGAGGATTGGCGTGGCTATCTTGACCGTTTGTAGAAATGGCAAGAAGATAATTGAAAATAATGATAGAGGCAATTCATATGGGCCACTGGGATATTTGCCCGACGCAGTAAACATCTATGTAGCGGTACCTGTCGACACACTATAATCACCGCCACGTCGCAGGTACCGGTACTTGCATAGGCATAATTTGTATAGAGATTGATGCTCTTTCTTGTATTTAAAAGTAAATATCGCAGCCACTACCGTTGTCCCGCTCTGCTGGGTCCGCGTCATTTATGTGCACAGCCGCGTGTGGAGGAGACGGACTACACAAGAGAACATCTTGTGGCTGTTATCCCTTCCtccttccctttctttttctctctctctctgttgACGACCTCCGGATGAGGCTCTTCCTCGTCCAGTTCTCTATGATATTCTTTATATTCGGTCCTTACTTGCCCTTTAATTATCTTCAGTGAAGTATCTCTTATCTCGACACGCACGCACAACACACACACCCGAGCCCGATCCCCTCTGTAGGGCGACCGGAAAAGGCCCACGCAATTCTCCCCTCAATCGTCCTCATCCCTCGTTCTTTTCGCCATTCTTCGCTGCCTCTAGTTATTCCTTTCCATTCCGACTGCGCTGAATTCGATAAGCGATTATGTCGTATTCGAGTGGCCGTCAGGCCGCCTCCCCCAATCGCTACGAACTCTATACCCCCCAACAGACCCAACCACCCCCGCTTCAGCGAATGCCCAGTTACGACGCTGGAGACGACGCTGGCTTCTTCAACTCGCCCCGTTTACAATCTCTGCGCACAATGGATTGGGATACGAGATATGGCGGGGGTGTAAACGGTGAGACACAGGGTGCGGATGCCTGGGAGGACCGGTATGGAGCAGGGACCTCCCCTCGAGCCTCTCATGGCCGGAATCTATCGCAGGGCTCGTCTCGGTACCAGTATGCGCCGTCCATCTCGACCTCGCGCCCTTACAACCCCCAGGAATTCGCCCTCCCGCCGACCCCGTCGCAGTTTGGATTCAACAACGTAACCTACTCGAGCTCGGGTACACTCAGCAATGCAGGCCACCAGCCGTACAATCCCGCGGCATACCAGCCAGCCGGTCTCGCTGGGTATGGGGGTTCGCAGAATGTCCAACGCCAGGCTAGTACCATGGCGTCGCCCTATGCACAGACACCCTCGACTCCGCTATCCTTCGGGCTCCCTTCCCAGCAAATACCGCCCCCGCCGCCTCCCCGCGGGCCAGATCATCCCTATGGAAGCCGTCCATCGGTGTCATACTCGGCTGGTTCAGCTGATGGTTTATATGGTTCGGGTGCTGCAGCACCATCGCAACTGGCTTACAGCACGACCTCTGGATCTTCGTTGTCGAACAGCACTGCGTACGCTTCGAGAGATTCGATTACCGCGACTAGTTTGGGTTCAATATCTTCGCGCTCGTACTCCCGTGGATCACAAGGAGCCGCCTACGTACCGCAATCCCCCCGTCGCACCGCACCGACCACCTACAACGAACTACCTCCAGAGCCTCCAGCGCACTCCACCCCCACCGAGGATATCTTTGCAAAACGACCCAGTTTCTCTCGTCCGGCCTCTGGGCGGTCCCTCCCAACACCACCAGGGCAGCAGTCGCCCCGCCGGACAGACACCTTGACGCGGCACCCGCAATCCCGTCCTTTACCTGGTCCTCCAGTGGAGACAGATCTCGATGCAGCGCCAGCCCCTCTGGCTGGAACGAGTGGGATAGGTGATTTACATACTGGACCAGAGGAGGAGATGAACTATGACGACTTGATGAAGGAGGTTGAGGCCGCAGTTATGGACGGGCGGATTGGCTTGGCGGGGCGACATAACTCAGGAGGGTCGCGTTCTGGGCATCCGCAGGCGATCGAGGAGGAGGTTGACGAGATGCTCATTCCATCGCCCCAGCATGCGTCCGACGACAGACATACCAATGGCAACATGGCAACGGGGACGGGACAATACGTCAACTACGATGCATACAGCGACGAGAGTGATGCGGAAGCCGCGGCCGGATTGGCAATGTTACAAATggcagaggaggaagaacgaGCGGAGGAAAGTCGCCTGCGCGAACGGGCACGACGGGAGACAAATGATTCGATTTTCAGTGCATACGCAGCCCGTTCCTCGGACCGGGCACCTTCGCCGCGGGACGATCTCTATGCGCACTATGACAATGGTTACACGCCCCAAATGCACTATGGACATGATGAGTATTACGATGGACCCGAATACGTCGATGAAGTGGACGATCACGACAGGGTTGCAGCGGGGGTTTCGGGGTTGTACAGAGACTCCGAGATGTCTACTGATGAGCATGGTGATTACTCTGACGATTATGACTACCAATCAATGCCTACCGAACCTCGCTACTCGATCAACCATGCCCGAGTGGACGCTGGCGGAACTGGCGGCCTTGCAGAACCTGGTGCTTTCACTCGCCGCATGAGCTTTGACTATGGCGATGAAGGTGATGTCGCTCTGTCTCAAGGTGCTGATGTCTATCGCTCAGGTAGTGAGAGTTCCGACAGAGGAGATCATAGGGAATTCTTCTTCCATCCTGGAATGCGGCCGCTGCCGCCTGCACCTG from Aspergillus chevalieri M1 DNA, chromosome 2, nearly complete sequence includes:
- a CDS encoding acyl--CoA ligase (COG:I;~EggNog:ENOG410PKMK;~InterPro:IPR000873,IPR025110,IPR020845;~PFAM:PF00501,PF13193), translating into MVFTPPTWAPTLPQVPDNIPISEFMLNESYGRYSLDQARDPFTCGFTGKSYSALQVVDRVEHLTRGLAKELGFQPNEGSEWDKVLGIFCYNTIDTLPLSWAVHQLGGLVTPANAVYSGPELKYQLQDAKPKALFTSTPLLPTALEAASLANFPKDKIYLIDLPPQMGNPKTPPGYKTLAQIEEAGKSLPKVEKLNWNAGEAARRTAFLCYSSGTSGLPKGVMISHRNVIANVLQLTLYEKKWRQSVTPAGKPLYTDVSLGLLPQSHIYALVATCHTGVYRGDQIVVLPKFEMKSYLEAIQNFKISCLFVVPPIIINMLRNKDQCTKYDLSSVSSLYTGAAPLGPETVDEYLKIYPGVTIKQAYGLTETSTVVCSTHPEDFLLGSSGCLMPGAEVRILSPEGQEIKSYDTPGELVVRSPSVVLGYLNNDKATKETFRDGWMHTGDEAVIRQNPKTKSEHIFIVDRIKELIKVKGLQVAPAELEAHLLTHPAVADCAVVAIPDDAAGEVPKAIVVKSAEAGPDDAATTQAIKKHVEEHKARHKWLKGGVRFIDAVPKSPSGKILRRLLRDQEKEALRKSGPRL
- a CDS encoding uncharacterized protein (COG:S;~EggNog:ENOG410PHP8;~InterPro:IPR027450,IPR032852,IPR005123;~PFAM:PF13532;~go_function: GO:0016491 - oxidoreductase activity [Evidence IEA];~go_process: GO:0006281 - DNA repair [Evidence IEA];~go_process: GO:0055114 - oxidation-reduction process [Evidence IEA]), producing MNRTVYIDMARPVRKPRSPSGPSGPVRAGRITRARKTTPVSPIKIQAAKTVVDLDSAPPVDGEPPAWAETRPELCDALPWFRSVQGGVYHNGGFCWGFLVDADCGIRSYIGDEVIITRVGGGCTKDADGNLVLLRDQDESCFMTSIINSKEHNVPVGIIIGNRNVLLGRKLPHRYNVMAYFRVTDIWFERIGGKAGGKVRFEKIDLENKSWWAEKDSPPPSPIEKRGPDLKPEKLQCPECSQLSTRIYNEGWMCLQPSCKSFWAMEDSASPACLTFHPDFLNYRAAPDPSLQPHYSLVPNLLSTIHEHEFGTSLSRIAWRGIVCPQCSKCISRRFWRGWRCTDNVTTGPDCNACSFEKMMNIQPIPLRSVIDDFELGPIKRTLFFDPKFTIPEIDDSSLYPYRKLTYRIPGVGSLTHFVSNKAINSRQNGPNDLFQQLQISDLGLRRYPLQQSVVPGTLTAHFAVNFGMPYKYVVSVDSKGFSEAPDEILRALGRLSWATEKSVVDAGDPFLPPNELLMLGYFEDMRIGYHDDGESSLGPTIATLSLGAAATMYIRMKYKYYHGFSKVRKLLDDDPVLQGCRFESERSTLKEQFKTGEITKDAYDALRREVLFKHGRNGEAPPIIKMVLNHGDLVVMHGEKLQKYYEHSVVPDKKLRFALTARYIKPGHVDERELKKGEFMLSPDQVYDGK